Proteins from a genomic interval of Neovison vison isolate M4711 chromosome 4, ASM_NN_V1, whole genome shotgun sequence:
- the HEPACAM2 gene encoding HEPACAM family member 2 isoform X6: protein MGQDAFMESFSNTVGGFQCKIYLLLLAGACSGLKVTVPSHTVHGIRGQALYLPVHYGFHTPASDIQIIWLFERLHTMPKYLLGSVNKSVVPDLEYQHKFTMMPPNASLLINPLQFTDEGNYIVKVNIQGNGTLSASQKIQVTVDDPVTKPLVQTQPSSGAVEYVGNLTLTCLVEGGTRLVYQWLKNERPVHTSSTTSFSLQNSTLHIAPVTKEDIGNYSCLVKNPVSEMESDIIMPTIYYGPYGLRVNSDKGLKVGEVFTVDIGEAILFYCSADSYPPNTYSWIRRTDNTTYVIKHGPHLEVASEKVTQKTTDYMCCAYNNVTGRRDEAHFTVIITSIGCKFHVLRQRINVERRDSECSREEVGLRGKIICS from the exons ATGGGACAGGATGCTTTCATGGAGTCCTTCAGCAACACGGTTGGGGGCTTTCAGTGCAAAATATACCTCCTTCTCTTAG CAGGTGCTTGCTCAGGACTAAAAGTGACCGTGCCCTCACACACTGTTCATGGCATCAGGGGTCAGGCCCTCTACCTCCCTGTGCACTATGGATTCCACACACCAGCATCGGACATCCAGATCATATGGCTGTTTGAGAGACTCCACACGATGCCCAAATACTTACTGGGCTCCGTGAACAAGTCTGTGGTTCCCGACTTGGAATACCAACACAAGTTCACCATGATGCCACCCAACGCGTCTCTGCTCATCAACCCATTGCAGTTCACTGATGAGGGCAATTACATCGTGAAGGTCAACATTCAGGGAAATGGAACTCTCTCAGCTAGTCAGAAGATCCAAGTGACCGTTGATG ATCCTGTAACAAAACCATTGGTGCAGACCCAGCCTTCCTCTGGAGCTGTGGAGTATGTGGGGAActtgaccctgacatgcctcgTGGAGGGGGGCACCCGGCTGGTTTACCAGTGGCTAAAAAATGAAAGGCCTGTCCACACCAGCTCCACCACCTCCTTTTCTCTGCAAAACAGTACCCTTCATATTGCTCCAGTGACCAAAGAAGATATTGGAAATTACAGTTGCCTGGTGAAGAATCCCGTCAGTGAAATGGAAAGTGACATCATTATGCCTACCATATACT ATGGACCTTATGGACTTCGAGTTAATTCTGACAAAGGGCTAAAAGTAGGGGAAGTGTTCACTGTTGACATTGGAGAGGCCATCTTATTTTATTGTTCTGCTGATTCTTATCCCCCCAATACCTATTCCTGGATCCGGAGGACTGACAATACAACATATGTCATTAAGCACGGGCCTCACTTGGAAGTTGCATCTGAGAAGGTAACCCAGAAGACAACTGACTATATGTGCTGTGCTTACAACAATGTAACTGGACGGCGAGATGAAGCTCATTTCACAGTCATCATCACTTCTATAG gGTGCAAATTTCATGTTCTGAGACAGAGAATCAATGTTGAGAGGAGAGACTCAGAATGCTCTAGAGAAGAAGTGGGCCTAAGAGGGAAGATCATTTGTTCTTAG